DNA from Branchiostoma lanceolatum isolate klBraLanc5 chromosome 6, klBraLanc5.hap2, whole genome shotgun sequence:
GAAGCCGATCATTTTCTTCAGTGGGAAAACCGTTGTCGGATGAAATGGCGTCGACAACACTCGCCCTCTCTGTGCACGTGGTAACAGTGTTTCTATTGAGCTCCGCCGTGCTCGGTCAATGGAATACAACGACGTCCGCTGTACAAACCGACACTTCTGTGGCTGGACGCGTTCTTCAGACCGACAGCTTCGCCACACTTGTCACTGGACAGGTTATAACCGAGACCCCACCGAGTACAACGTCTTTACAATCGACCTCCACGTCTAAACCGAACCAAAAACAAGTCGGCTGTAGAATCAGAGTCCCCGGGCCAGAAGAAACAGCCAACCTGCCCTGCCCCAGCCCGATCACCGTGGACCACGCCGTCAAGATCACCCACATAGTCCTCTCGGCCGCCATCTTCGCGCTAGGTTTGACaggtaacaataacaaaaaagttTGTTACAAATACATGCCCGAATGCTAGTTGCAAGATAATGTAacatagatacaaatacatagAACTAGTTATGAAGCTAAGAAGCAGTTCCTAGTTAAGAACTAGTCAAGAACTAGTTAAGAACTAGTTTTTACAGTATACTACATTCTAAGATATACATCGAGCTAATTTCGGTAGATTTGACCTCTTCTTTTAAGCAGGCGTCACAATTCAtacgagcgtcggccgactttgtagatcgcccgaagctcgctgagtttcaaaatcgcccgagcgtccaccgtattttccaatgaaaatctcgggcgacgtccgtcgaacactaaagactaaaaatcccccatgagatggtaccatatCTTGGACATGggcgaagtcagtatcgactaacctggtaaaaggcgaATATTTGATCcgatttttatttctaaaaatcgcccgaagcccgcgtaatcgacaggacgtcggtcgtacttcggccgaaaatgcacatttgaagctctcCAACACATCGCCCGAGaggaatttcttatttgtgacgggggctttaaggCAGCCGGGAAGACGAATAAAATTtgcccaccttttctataatatGTCGGTTCCTTGATTTTAATTGTGCTAGACACACTGGATAACAGCATCCTGCCCCTTTAGCCTACCCTTACCTGTGACTCTTTTATTCACAAATCCTCTCCGACTCAGGTAACGCGCTGGTTATCCGGATCGTGATGACCAAGCCGGACATGCGAAACGCTCCCAACGTTCTCCTGGCGGGCCTGGCTTGTGGAGACCTGCTGTTTGTGTTACTGTGCGTTCCGCTCACGGCCTACAACCTGTACACGGTCCCGACCGACTGGATATTCGGCGCCGCGGTGTGCAAACTGCTCCCGTTCCTGCAGCAGACATCCCTGGGCGTGACGGTGCTGTCGCTCATGGCACTCAGTGCGGACAGGTattttaagcccctgtcacacttgtgcgtatatacaagtccgcatgggttgcgtattaacatgtttttggtttaggttaagtttgcagccggataagtgatttctttggttcgataagcaggctgcacaacgatgggtcaaagtagaaaacaccttgttccccgcaaaccttacttaaacccaaaaaatgttaatgcgtaactcacgcgcacttgaacagacgcacaagtgtgacagggccctaatgaTCCCATGCACTGACGACAGGTAGACGGCGGTGGGGTCCCTCACCATGAGCCGGCTGATCATGTTACAATGTAGCTACGTAGCTCAGAAGatctttacttacttacttactgccCTTTATGCCTCCCGGCATGTAGAACAGCAACAAAAGATCGCCAGCTCCTTCGGTCTTGGGATACCCTCCAAATATACTATTCCAAGTATGGTTAATGCATTCCAATTCTTTCGCCACAGTTCGTCGCCATGTATTCTTCGGTCGGCCTTGTTTCCTCTTCCCTTCTGGGATTCATTTCAGTGCTTCTCTTGTTATGTTTTAGAAGATCATTCGTTCTAAAATCTccgaataatttcatcaggttgttagAAACTAAAACTTTCAATAATAACCCCATGCCGTGGGGTCgtgcagagcgttcgactcagaaacAAGAGGTCCCGAgctcgaatcctgtcatgtcaccgatcttgtgcccttgggaaaggcactttacacgactttcctcactccacccaggtataaatgggtacctgacttcggttggggaaggtcgtatcgaggtcacctggtggcgccgaatggcagccgcccagacccttgcgacagttccacaaaatgcaagtgtggataagatattatatatgttgtgtattgtgtgaaacctgtaataccctgcatcaattcagcccTAATACGCTGCTATTGCGCGTAAAtactgaccaataaaaaccattattattatgcCAGGTACACGGCGGTGGTGTCGTCCACCATGAGCCGGCTGTCGCAGGGCTGGCGCGGGCTGGGCGTGCGGCTGGCGCTGATCTGGTCCTTGGCCGTCCTGGCCGCCGTGCCCGCCGCCGTCTCCTACACCACCCGCTCCGTCAGGTGGCACCACGGCAACATCACCGTCTGCGGCGTCGACCAGGTCAGTGGGGCTCTCACGTTTTTCGATTAGTCCAAACAATGTTGCCTGAATATATGTTTAAGTGAAGTAGAAAATGGCTAAGGATTGAATATGAACGTGAAGGTTTATTTCTGACCCATAAACCATTATACTTTACCAGGAAAGTCCCTTTGCACGGACGTTCCAACTGTCGCGGGTGTGGCTGCGCTTCGCTGTGTACTTTTGTCTTCCCCTAGCGGTCACGGCGGTGCATTACAGCCTGATGGCCCGGCACATGATGACAGTGGACCGGCTACACCGGGTAAAAGAAAATATCTGATATTGGCaccaccatgtacatgtatgttgtacaacaacaaacaagaaatgttaagttttgaaAGTTCTAATAAACTGTcaacaccaaaaaaaacacacctacTGCCGCTACTATCTCAAAAAGCCTATAggacctttacctttacatttACTTTTACACCCCAACCAATCAAAccgagaaaagtagtagaaactattttttttctaaacgttaaatcgcgggcggattcaatcacgtccaaagtgccaaaattgtcaatctgaaaacgtcttttagaagctgacaccttccaccatctcactggcgagtttgtttggtcagatgtagtcgttaacgcaagttacaaaacgatttgtcgggtcatggctgatacgaatctgagtttcaatgcgattcacgtggtttgattggtcggggtgttttATCATCATACGGTTTTTCTCCAGAATACGCGCGGGATGGACGACCGGATGACGAAGCGCCGCCGTGCGGCGAGGGTGGTGCTGTGCATCGTGGCGCTGTTCGCCCTGTGCTGGCTGCCCTACCACCTGACCAACATCCTCCGTATCACCCTACCCTGCTCTGTTCTACAGAACATCTGCACCTTCAGCGCTCTACAGGGTAAGGCGTAAGCTGATTATACCTTCCTTGTGCACCCTACTATAAATTCGTAATaagtctagcctctaccaggccccgcgaatggctggaaaaatactagtacagtagaaattggccaaatagagtgaaaagtatgccaAAGGAGTCGGCTACGTAGAGAGGGACTATTTGCCATCCACggcagagcggcaaactgtacctctatatagcagactaactcctctttcgtGTTttcgtctatttggccaatttctactggtGGTAGAGGCTATAATTAGTCCACTCAAAAACGCGTGTATAAACCGGGTCACTGCCCTACCACCTGACCAACATCCTCCGTATCACCCTACCCTGCTCTGTTCTACAAAACATCTGCACCTTCAGCGCTCTACAAGGTGAGCGGATTGTGCCTTCCTTGTGCACCCTACTATAGATTCGTAATAAGTCCACTCAAAAACGCGTGTAGGTCCCTGCAGCTCAATAatcaattggtagcggcttcgcagttgagcctcctgtttccaatcagttggatccgggagaccccggatcgaatcccgggaagggtatccttgtcggagctgcatcgtctttcggaagagacgtaaaatgggggtcccgtgttcgaggaggtgcctccagtgctttacaacagcctcattactcacatggatacctactggctgaaataatacaacctggtgaattataAACCGGTTCACTGCCCTACCACCGGCCCAACATCCTTCGCACCACTCTGTCCTGCTAGCTCTGTTCAACATCTGTACTCTCAGCACTCTGCAAGGTAAGctgatttccaagcagatgtatgacCATGTATGAGTTTGGATTGCCTTGTATGTCTGCTTGCTGTTTGATACTAGCCGCTGTCACAATAGCCGCGGTCGGCTGCAGTGCACATGACCTCCGCTGAGCGTCAACTAAGAGGGTTTTATGAGGGAAAGAGCCGATAAACTTTTAGcttattttcacatattttgtagattgtaccctgaagtcaaacatattcgatCTTTATACCTTTGATACATTACCTGTGCACACTACAATAACCCACTATAGATTTTCAAGCGtagaagcttctcactttggggtcctGAATTATGTAAATCCCCTTTGGCGAAATACTTATATGTTGCTACCTTAAACCGTCTTCTATCTGCAGGTGCGCACCATTTCGGGTTAACCCTGGGTAGCTTCAACTCCTGCGTGAACCCCATCGCCCTCTACATCCTCAGCAGAAAGTACAAGCTCTACATGGACTCCCTGCTGTTCTGCTGCTGCTCGCAAGGTGGCGACCAGCTCCTGGACCCGCGGCGCGGCAGTATCTGGACGTCCCGCCACAGACCATCCTGTGACGTCAGCAGCCTGTCCGTTGCAGCTCGTCTTCTTCGCCGCCAGGAGGCGTTCGCGAACGAGAGTACGAGATCGTCTGGCTTGGAGATGGGGAGTCAGGCGGGAGACAGCTCTGAAAGGAACTCTTCCGTTGCCGCCGAATAACTTCtgtagctcaactagtagcagcctcacagttgaggtcCTGGTtgcaattagttggtaactgtgagaccctggttcaaatcctgggacaggacatctcggttgggactgccTCCGTCTTTCGggcataaaatgggggtctcgtgttcgaggaggtgcctggagcatattaaaggggaagggctagcaactcctccctgtaaaaatataccctgctacagataCAGCAAGGAACCTT
Protein-coding regions in this window:
- the LOC136436202 gene encoding endothelin receptor type B-like is translated as MASTTLALSVHVVTVFLLSSAVLGQWNTTTSAVQTDTSVAGRVLQTDSFATLVTGQVITETPPSTTSLQSTSTSKPNQKQVGCRIRVPGPEETANLPCPSPITVDHAVKITHIVLSAAIFALGLTGNALVIRIVMTKPDMRNAPNVLLAGLACGDLLFVLLCVPLTAYNLYTVPTDWIFGAAVCKLLPFLQQTSLGVTVLSLMALSADRYTAVVSSTMSRLSQGWRGLGVRLALIWSLAVLAAVPAAVSYTTRSVRWHHGNITVCGVDQESPFARTFQLSRVWLRFAVYFCLPLAVTAVHYSLMARHMMTVDRLHRNTRGMDDRMTKRRRAARVVLCIVALFALCWLPYHLTNILRITLPCSVLQNICTFSALQGAHHFGLTLGSFNSCVNPIALYILSRKYKLYMDSLLFCCCSQGGDQLLDPRRGSIWTSRHRPSCDVSSLSVAARLLRRQEAFANESTRSSGLEMGSQAGDSSERNSSVAAE